In Tachysurus fulvidraco isolate hzauxx_2018 chromosome 1, HZAU_PFXX_2.0, whole genome shotgun sequence, a single window of DNA contains:
- the nat8l gene encoding N-acetylaspartate synthetase, which translates to MHCSSPKMVCETKIVADDPDAIAGNQKDSLIVSSSQMWTSNSDAFERKDAKREQVLIRDFAGGDDAEVRRIFTEGIMERIPNTAFRGLKHQPHTQIMYAVITVMCFVMTKSLMLICCTPFILMGARYYYSRKVILNYLDCALHTDMADIEAYYMKPTGSCFWVAVLDGQVVGIVAAQGREEDNTVELRRMSVDSRFRGKGIAKALGRRVLEFAMLNNYSAVVLGTTAVKMAAHKLYESLGFQKVGETENYTLPGMSCSLMERLFFQIRYSRYRLQLHEE; encoded by the exons ATGCATTGTTCGTCTCCAAAAATGGTTTGCGAGACTAAAATAGTTGCGGACGACCCCGACGCCATAGCTGGGAACCAAAAAGATTCTCTGATCGTTTCCTCTTCGCAGATGTGGACGTCGAATTCCGATGCGTTTGAGCGCAAAGACGCGAAACGGGAGCAGGTTTTAATCCGCGACTTTGCAGGCGGCGATGACGCAGAGGTGCGCCGCATCTTCACTGAGGGCATCATGGAGCGGATCCCCAACACGGCCTTCCGTGGCCTCAAACACCAACCACACACTCAGATCATGTACGCTGTGATCACAG TAATGTGCTTTGTTATGACCAAGTCGCTCATGCTGATATGCTGCACACCTTTCATTCTAATGGGAGCACGCTATTACTATAGCAGAAAAGTCATCCTCAACTACTTGGACTGCGCACTCCACACAGATATGGCTGATATAGAGGCGTACTACATGAAGCCCACAG GTTCTTGCTTCTGGGTGGCGGTGCTGGACGGTCAGGTGGTGGGCATTGTTGCGGCACAGGGACGAGAAGAAGACAACACGGTAGAACTGCGACGCATGTCTGTGGACTCTCGTTTCCGTGGGAAGGGCATCGCCAAGGCGCTGGGACGACGCGTCCTAGAGTTTGCTATGCTTAACAACTACTCGGCTGTGGTTCTGGGGACGACAGCCGTCAAGATGGCCGCCCACAAGCTCTACGAATCATTGGGGTTTCAAAAGGTGGGCGAGACTGAGAACTACACTCTGCCCGGAATGAGCTGCTCATTGATGGAAAGGCTCTTCTTCCAGATCCGCTACAGCCGCTACCGGCTACAGCTCCACgaggagtga